ATGGTCATCATCTACCATTTCATTTACATTGTACGACTGGATTATCTGCATTGGAGCGTGATCTCCAATGCGTATCTGTTCGTCGATTTCTTCTTCGTGCTGTCGGGTTTCGTGGTCTGCCACGCCTATCGCGACCGCCTGCGCAGCGGACGCCATGTCGGCGGGTTTCTGCTGCGGCGTGTCGGCCGGCTCTGGCCGCTGCATCTGGCGGTGCTGTTCGCCTTCATGCTGGCGGTCATGGCCATCAATATCTACGGCCGGCATCCCGACAATCTGATGATCGAAGCCGGCACCGGCAACTACTCCCTACGGGCGCTGCTGCTGAACGTGGCGCTGCTCAACTCCATGGGCTTTTACGGCGTCGCCTGGAACGGCCCGGCCTGGAGCATCGGGGCGGAGTTCTACACTTACGCGCTGTTTGCGGCGGTCACTCTTCTGGCGGGAGCCCGGCGGCTTGTGCCGGCGGCGATCACCGTCATGCTGCTGGCGATGGGCGCCATTCTGCTGGTCGCGCCGACCTATATGAACTCGACCGCCGATTACGGCTTCATCCGCTGCATCGCCGGCTTCTTTGGCGGGGTGCTGACCTATCATCTTCACCAAAGGCTGCGCCACCGCGCCTTGCCGATGGCGACGCTTTGGGAAGTGACGGTGGTCGTGCTGGCGGGGCTATTCATCGCCTCGGTCGGCATCGGACCGGACGAGGTGCGGCCATGGAGCGTTCTTGCCCCTGTCGCCTTCGGCGCGGCGATCCTTGTCTTCGCCCGCGAGGGCGGCATGGTCTCGGTGGCGCTGCGCACCCGCCCGCTGCGCGCGCTGGGCGGCTGGTCCTACTCGATCTACCTGATCCACATGCCGCTGCTGATCCTGATGGCTTATGGCATCTGGCTCTATGGCGACGTGGCGGGCGTGGCGGTGCGCCAGCAAGTGGATGTGCTCGGTCACGCCAAGACGCTGTACGACCTCGGCAATCCGCTGCTCACCACGGCGCTGCTCGCTGGCTTCGTCGGGTTGGTGATCGCGCTGGCCTCGTTCACCTATACGCGGATCGAGGAGCCGTGGCGCGACCGCTTCGCCCGCGTCGCCCGCAATTACGAGACGCGCGGGCGCAGCTACGCCCCGCTGCCCTCGCGTTCGGTGACCGGCATGACCGTTCCCGTGCGGATCCAGCGGCGCCGCTGAAGGCTCAGCGCTCGCGTGTGATCTCCACGCCGGCATCGCGGAAGATGCCGGCGATGGGGGCTGACGGTTTGTGCAGCTCGACCCGCACCTTCGTCACCGCCGCATAGCGCTCGAGCACGGCCTGACAGATCGCCTGCGCCAGCGCCTCCAGAATGTGGAAGCGGTGGCCGGACGAGACCTCGTGGACCAGCGCGAAGACCTTCTCATAGCCCACCGTCGCCCCGTAATCGTCGGCCACCGCGGCGGGTGCCGCGTCGAGCCACCAGTCGATGTCGACGATGAAGCGCTGGCCGAGCCGCGCCTCTTCCTCGTGCAGCCCATGGTGAGCGTGCAGTTCGATGCCTCGGAGGAAGATGCGGTCGGACATGAGCGTTCTCGAGCTTCAGGCGGTGAGGGCGGCGGCAAGGAGGCCGACGGCGACGGCGGGCGCGCAATCCGCCGCGGCGGCTGCGAGGCTCTCGTCGTCGGTGAGCACATTGGCAAGGTCGAGATAGGTCACATCCCGTCGCTCGGCGAGGCGGGCGGCGAGAAAACGTCCGACGCCGGCGCCGACGATCAGGTCGATCTCGTTCTCCTGCGCCGAGGCGACACAATCCATGGCGCGGCTGAGCCGGTGCAACTGCGCCTCCGACAGATGCCGGGCAAGTGCCCTGGCAGGGGCAAGGCCCCCGGGCGCGAGGTCGTGACCGACCATGCGCAGCAGACGGCGCGCGCTGGCTTCCTCGGTCTTCGGCCCGCCATCCGCGCTGGCATGCAGGTCCGCCCCCTCCGGCAGATCGCCGGTGAGGCGGTAGATATCCGCTGTGGTCGCGTAATGCTCGGCCATGAGCGGCAGCCAGCGCCCGCCAAAGGGAGCTTCCTGGGCCAGCGCCATGACGGGCGTGCGCGCCGCGCCGGTATAGATCAGCTCATTGCTGGCAAGGCGTTCGGCATCGGTGAAGCCGCGCGCCGTCACCCGGCCGGAGGAAAAGGGGATGATGTCGGCGGTGGTCGAGCCGATGTCGATCAGCAGCCCGCCCGGCAGCAGATGCGCCAGCACGGCGGCGGTGGCGTACCAGTTCGCCGATCCGATGCTGTCGGCATGGGCGACCGCCTGCTCGGCCGGCACGAAGCCTTCCGGTCCCGCGAACAGGGCCAGCGGGGCGCCGCTGAGTTCCTCCATGAGGATCGCCGCCGTGCCGATGACGCCGCTGCGCCGGTCCGGCCAGAGATCGGCGACTTCGGCCGTCATGGTCACGGCGGAAGGCACGTCGGCGGCGAATTCGGCGCGCAGGCTGCGGATCGCCTCACGCAGGTTATCGGCACCCTTCCAGACCGGACAGGGCACGATGCGCACGGCCTTGAGGCCTCCCTCGAATCCGAAGGCGGCAAGCTTCACATGGGCGCCGCCAACATCCCAACCAAGGCGGGCAATACGGGTCAAAGGCTGATCTCGACTGGGTGGGAGGGAGGAAGACTGTTCATGTCCGGCACCATCCCGTCCTGCACGAGCTCGGCGACGAAGGCCAGAGGGTTGATGCCGAGCGCGCGCCGCAAGCCGACATAGGCGGTGGTCAGCCGTGGGTTGATCTCGACGACGACAGGCCCGCTCGGCGTCGCGATATAGTCGACGCCGAGTATCCCATGCAGGCCGGGCAGGGCGGCGCCAATGGCATCCGCCAGCGCCCGCAGGGTATCATCGACCGGGAAGGCGCCGACCGTCAGGCCCCTGAAAAGGAGCTGTCCGTCGGCCTCGACCACATGCTGGCGGTTGGCGGTGAGTACCTGGGCTCGCCCCGACTGGCAGAGCAGGGTCAGGCTCGCGGCCGTGCCAACGATAAAGGGCTGGATCACCACCCCGGTGGGATAGGGACCGGGCGGCAGGCGCCGGAACACGTGCACGTCCATGGCGCCCGCGCCATCATCCGGCTTGATGACCAAGGGGCCGGACAGGCCCGCCGGCACCGTGGAGGGCGACCAACTTGGCACAAAGGGGATGCCCGCCGCGGCGAGGTGGGTTGCCGTCCGCAGCTTTGAGCTGCACGTCTGCAACGTCTCGACATCGCAGGCGATCACCCGGCGGTTGCGGGCGCCCAACTGCTCGACCAGGCTGTGCAGGATGCCCTCGCATTCCGGCGCGATCGGCCAGCAGCAATCGGTCTGCGCCGCAAGTTCGCTCCAGATAGCCCGCGTGTCCTCCCCCGGCCCTATGGCCCGGCTCTCCCCGCAGGGCGGGGCAGGCAGGCGGGCGTCGTGCGTGGTGAAGACGCGGACCCCCGGCAGATCCTCCAGATCAGCGATGAGCGCATCGCGCATCATCGCACCTTCGGCTATCAGCGTTTCGGGAAGATCGGTGCCGGCATAGTCGCCGCCGGAGACCGTTTCGCAGACGAAGACCCGCATCAGACTTTCAAGCCCGGATAGACACGTCCCGGAAGGATCGCGCCTTGGAACTTATACCTGTCCTCGACCTGATGGGAGGTGTGGTCGTGCATGCCCGGCGCGGCATGCGCGCCCACTACCGGCCGATCGCCACCCCGCTCTGCCCGAGCGCCGAGCCGGCGGAGGTCGCCGCGTCCCTCCTCGCTCTTGCGCCCTTCCGCACGCTCTACATCGCCGATCTCGACGCCATTGCCCGCAAGCAGGGGCATGGCACGACCGTGCGCGGGCTGATGGAGAGCCATCCGGGTGTGGACATGTGGGTCGATGCGGGCGAGGCCGCGCCTCAGGCGGTCGCGCGCCGCGCCGCGCAGGGGCCCGGTCGGCCGGTGGTTGGCAGCGAGGCGATGGCTGATCTCGCCACCGGGAGCGCGGCGCTGGCGGTCGGCGGGGCGATTCTGTCGCTCGACTACGGCCCGGAGGGACCGCGCGGGCCGGCGCTGTTCCATGAGGACGCCACGCTGTGGCCAGAGGCGGTGATCGTCATGACGCTCACCCGCGTCGGCGCCGGCGAGGGGCCGGATCTGGAGCGTCTGGGCGACATCATCCGCCGCGCCGGCAACCGGCGCGTCTACGCGGCCGGCGGGGTGCGTGACCTCGATGATCTCACGCGCCTTGCCGATGCCGGAGCGGCTGGCGTGCTGCTGGCCAGCGCGCTTCATGACGGGCGGCTTTCGCCCGATGCCATCGCCCGCTTCATGGGCTGAGCGCCGCCGCGAACAGGGTGGCGACCGTCAGATCAGCGGTCGTGCCCGGGTTGAGGCCGCGCTGCTTCAACGCCTGGTCGAAAGCGAGCAGGGGCGGGTGCCGCTCGGCCGCCGGAGCGGCGAAGTCGACCTCGCGGGCGATCTCCGCCGCCTCCCGGCGCACCGCCTCCGCAACCTCCGGGCCGAATTTGCGGGCGATATGGCTGTCGGGGAAGGCCGCGAGAAAGCCGAGATGCACCGCTTCCGCGCGGGCTTCCGGCTCGGCATCTTCGAGGTTTCTGAAGCGCGACAAGCCGAGATCGAAGACATCGGCAAAGCCGCTGGCATATTGCCGGGCGATGCGGTCGCGCCCCGCCGCCAGTGTCATGGCCTGGATCAGGCCGATGCGCGGGGGGGCCGCCACATCATGCGATTCATGCCGGCCGAGTCCGCCCGGATTGGCCTGCGCGATGGCCCGAAAAGTCGCCTGCGCGTCGGACGCATCGAGATCCTCCAGCACGACGTGAAGGCTGTCGCGCAGCGGCCCGCCCCGCTCGGCTGCCAACGCAAGTGGCGCGCAGAGCAGGACGATGCCGAGATTGGTGTTGAGCCCGGTCGCCGCGAGCGAGGCCGCCACTGCCCCCTCAATGCGCGCCCCGATCCGTTCGCCCGCGGCGGCGATGAACGGCGCGGCGGCCGCGGCCGCTTGCTCGAAATGGCGCACTTCCATCCCGTGACCGGGGCTGAAGCGGTGGACATTGCCCGCTTTCAGCGCGGCAAGCTCGGCCGCGCAGGCATGCTGAAAAGCCAGGGCGATGGCGTCGGGCGTCATCAGGCATCGATCCGGGTGTCGGCACGCTGCGCGATGCTTCGGGCCACATGCGCGGCGAGGGCGGCTGCGACGTCGACCTCGGTTGCCTTCTGCAAGCCCTTCCAGGCCGGCATGGAGTTGACCTCCAGCACCTGGAAGCGGCCTTCCGCATCCTCGATCAGGTCCACCCCGGCATAGTCCGCCCCGACGGCGGCGGTGGCGCGTATGGCGAAGTCGAATGCCTGTTCGTGGAAGGGTGCCGGCTCGCCGACCGCGCCCTGATGGATGTTGGTGATCCAGCGTGGCGAGCGGCGGATCATGGCGGCGGCAACATTGTCCCCGATGACAAAGACCCGCCAGTCGCAGAAGTCCGTGCGCGCCGGTTGGGCCACGAAGTCCTGCAGATAATAGACGCCACCGACCTTGTCGGGCTCCGGCAGTTCGGTGCGTGCCGGCACGCGGCGTATGCCCTTGCCCTGCGCACCGAAGAGCGGCTTCAGCACCAGATCGCCCGGCGCCTCGTCCACCAGCGCCTGCATCGCGGTGCGATCCTCACCGACGAAAGTGCGCGGTGTCGGCAGGCCGGCGCGGCCGACGAGAAAGCTGGTCATGCTCTTGTCGACGCAGCGTTCGACCGCCCGCGCATCGTTCATGACGAGAACGCCGAGCTCGCGCAGCGCGTGCAGCAGGCCGAGCCGCGCGGTGATCTGCTCGGTCGAGCCCTTGGCGATGAGCCGCACAAAGGCGGCGGCTGGCAGCTTGTCGCCGAAGCCGGGCAGCACCAGACCATGCGCGGTCTCGCCGATGGCGAAGCCGCAATCATTGAGCGAGAGTACGCTGACGCCGAGACCCTCGCGCTCCAGCGCCGCCTTCAGCGTGCGGGTGTGCCAGTCGGCATCCTCGGTGAAGATGACGACGCGGTCGCTGCGCGGGGCGCTCATGCGAAGGATCGGTCGAGCACCGCCTCATTATACGCGCCGTGGCTGAAGCTGCGGCCGGTTTCGAGCGCCGTGACGGTGACGCGCGCCGGGCTGAACAGCATCGGGTCCATGGCGTAGAAATCGCCATTATAGGCCGCGAAAATCTCCCCGAACGGCCGGCCATAGTCACGCGAACTGGCGCTTGGCAGGCCGGAGGCGAGCACGGCGGCTTCTTCTTCGGGACCATCGACGAAGAGATGCACATCGCCGCCATAGAGAGTGGCGTCGTTGGTGCGGCCCATGGCGGCGACGAAATCCGGCGCGGGCGGCGGCAGCGGCGCGCTGGCCAGCCCGTCGATGATGCGGTCCAGCGGGAAATGCAATGCGTGCGCCTTGTGCAGCGCCACTTCCATCACGCGGGCGACGATCTGCACCGTGCCGGCGAGGCTGCGCGTGGGCGTGAGGATGAGGGTCAGCCGGTCCACCGCCACGCCGCAGTCGAGGGCGATGCGGTCGATCAGCGGCTCGGGCGGGAACTGGTCGACCTCGAGCACCAGCGTGGCGCTGGCAGCGCTGTCGCGGTAGCCGAGTTCCTCAAACAGCTTCTCCTTGGCATGGAGCGCGCGGCCGGGACCGGAGCCGAGCGCGAAGAAGTCGCCCTCGGCAAGGCTCCAGCCGGCATATTGGCTGGCGAGGCAGCCCATGACCGGATCGGGCGAGCGCACGCTCACCAGCGTGCCCCAGCGGGCAAAGCGTGGGGCCGGGACGATTTCGACGCTGCCGAGGCCGCCAAGGCAGATCTCGGCAATCAGCCGACCCGCCTCGATGCCGCCCCGCGCGACAATGCCGGCGTCGACGATCCGCGCGCCCTTGGCGCTGTGCGTGACCGAGAGGCGCAAGGTTTCGGCGCGCGCGACCAGCGCCTCGACGAGCGGCGCGGCGAGGGCGGAGACGCTCGGGCGCGAGGGGTGGAAAGGGGTATCCATCAGAGTGTCACTCCGCAGCTTGGCGGCTGGCTGCGTTCAGCCCATGCCAGATGTGGTCGAGGCGCCCGGCGAGCACGGCACGGGCTTCCGAGACGGTGGAGCCGCCAGCGAACACGGTGCAGACCGGTTCGCCGGGGCCGATGGGTGTGCCGGGCGCCGGTCGATCGGCGGTCCAGTCGGGGAGAGGATCGGTGCCAGTCTCGACCGGCCGGTCGGCATAGAGGATGGCGGCGGCCTGGGCACCGCCGAACGTCTCGGCGTCAGCGAGTGCCAGCGCCGGAAGGCGCCCGGCACAGGCCTCGCTGTGAAGGCCCAGCAGCGGGGGCAGCGGCGCGCGGTCGAACAGGTCGAGCGTCGCGCCGGGGCGCGGGTTAATCTCGATAAGCCACCAGCGTCCGCCATCGACGATGAGATCGGCACTGGCCAGCCCGACCAGCCCGCTGGCGCCGGTGATGGCGTCGAGCGCATGGCCGACTTCGGCTTCAAGGCGCGCCGCGAGGCGGATCGGCCCGGCCGCGCCGCCATAGCGGAAAGGCGCGCCGGGGGCGGGCGCGCACCATTGCTCGGAAAAACCGATCAGCCGCGCTTGTCGGCCATTGCCCAGAAACAGCGCTGAGACGGCATGGCCCGCCACGAACTCCTGCAGGTAGTGGCCGGCTCCCCGCGCCGTATCCGCAAAACGCACATGCCCGCCGCCCGCGCCCCCCGCCTGCTTTTCAACCGTGCGTACACCGGCGGGTGCTGTCGTCTCGAACATGCGCGGGTGCGGCACGCGAAGATCGGCCAGCAGGCCGGCAAAGGCCTCCGGCGTCTTGAGCCAGGTCAGCGTGCGCCGGCCATTGGCGAGCAGCGGGAAGCGCGTCGCCAGCGTCTCCACCAGGTCAGGCCGATCCTCGAAGCCGCTGCCGAGCACGACGGGCATCCCCGCCGGCAGATACGCGCCGAGCTGCGCTATGAGATCGTCCGCGTCGAAGCTCAGCCCGCTCCCCGAGCGCAGCCGCACATATGTCGCGGCGAGCGCACGCGTGTCCTCGTCCCCGAACAGGTCGAAGACGAGAGGGCGCAGTCCCGCCCGGCGCGCGGAGGCGGCAAGCGCCCGCGCGCTGAGCGCGACAACCGCGATGTCGGCGTCCGTCTCAGGCGGCGAGGGAGCGTGCGAGCGCAAAGGCATCCTCGAAACCGAAGGTGAGGGCTTCCGTCGTAACCTTCATCCGCTTCAGCAATTCATGCTGCACGCGGTACTTCAGGTGCCCGATGGTGAGCGCGCCGATGCCCAGCGTTCCGTTCGCCAGCACCTTGCCATCCGCATGGGCGTCGATGCCCGCGATGCCGGCGGGCGGCACGGCGTTCACGTCGGCGGCGGCGATGAGATTGCGGGCGGAGGCGAGGGCGTCGGCCGAGAGGATTTCGACACCGGCCTTGCCGCAGGCGAGCACGACATGCGCCTCCGGCACCAAAGCGCGCTTCTCATCCTCGCTGGCAGCGCTGGCGCTGGCGATGTCGACATCGAAGCGGCGCTGGAAGTCGCGCGCCTTCACCGCCACCGCCTCGACGTCGCGATGGCTGACGAAGGTGACATGGGCGCCGGCCTGCGCGGCGATAACGCCGGCAATGCCGCCGACAACGCCAGTCGCGCCATAGACCTGAACTTTCAAGCCCTTGACGCCATCGGGATGCGTCGGGCGCAGCTTGCGCTCGACTTCCGCAACCATGGCAGCGGCGGTGGTGAAGGAGCCGGCCGGGTCGACGAAGACGGAAATCTCGAAGGGCGGAAACAGCACGCTCTTCGCCTTGGCCGCCATGTCGAGGGCGAGGCTCGCATCCTTGCCGCCGATGAACAGGCCGGTGCGCGGTGCCGCCTGCGGGGCGCGCGAGAACATCATGTCCTGCGTCAGGTCACCCATCTCATCGAGGGTGACGCCCGAATAGGGCAGGATGGTCGCGTAGCCGGCGTCGACGGCCATGTTCACGTCGAAAGGCGAGACGTGACGCAGTGGGGAGACGATGTGGAGAATCGGGGCGATGTCCGCCATTGGTTTCGATCCCTAGGCAAAAACGGGCCTTGCGGCCTCTGATGATGGGGAAGGAGCGACGCGGGCCCTAAGCCAAAGCCGTCGCTAGCGCTGCTCGACGCAGGCAAGCCATTCGATCCGTGCGCCGGCATTGCTGCCGCGTACACAGTCGAAAGCCAGAGCGGGCCGGTCGCCGAAAAGCGCGCGGGCCTCGCTGATCACCTGGTCCGCCTCTTCCGGGCTGCCGAGAATGGCAAAACCGGTGGGGCCCCAGGAACTCTGGCCGAGCCCGCGCAGACCGCGCGTCTCCAGCCAGTCCATCACCTCGGCGACGGCCGTGCTTGTATAGCGGCCACCTTGGGCGTCCGCATAGTGGTCGCCGAGGAGTCGTTGCATTTCGCCGATTGCGGCGGCGAAATAATCCACATCCGCTTCCGCCAGCGCCGGCAGTGCCACCATCACGGCAAGCCGCGCCATGTGGCTCGCCAGCGTGTCGGCGAAGGGCGGAAGATTGTCCATCGCCGAGACTTCGGCAGCGCCGCTAAGCCCCTGATGGGCGTTGTCATATACCAGCAGAATGCGCCAGTGATCGGGGAAGGGCAGGCGCGAGAGGATGGGCGGCGGCGCGTCGGAGCCGCGCTTCTTGCCGCCGTCCAGGATCACCCCGCCCTCGGTAAAGGCGCCGATGCCGATGGCCGAACGCGCCCCGCGACCCAAAGCCGCGCCGATCTCGCGGGGAGAGAGCGTCAGGTCGTTCAGCAGGCACAGACCGGTCGCCACGGCGATGCCGAGCTGGGTTCCCGAGCCGAGGCCCGAATGCGGCGGCAACGCTGATTCCACCGT
Above is a window of Ancylobacter sp. WKF20 DNA encoding:
- a CDS encoding methylenetetrahydromethanopterin dehydrogenase, whose product is MADIAPILHIVSPLRHVSPFDVNMAVDAGYATILPYSGVTLDEMGDLTQDMMFSRAPQAAPRTGLFIGGKDASLALDMAAKAKSVLFPPFEISVFVDPAGSFTTAAAMVAEVERKLRPTHPDGVKGLKVQVYGATGVVGGIAGVIAAQAGAHVTFVSHRDVEAVAVKARDFQRRFDVDIASASAASEDEKRALVPEAHVVLACGKAGVEILSADALASARNLIAAADVNAVPPAGIAGIDAHADGKVLANGTLGIGALTIGHLKYRVQHELLKRMKVTTEALTFGFEDAFALARSLAA
- a CDS encoding acyltransferase, whose product is MSMKMTATNERFEALDSWRGICAVMVIIYHFIYIVRLDYLHWSVISNAYLFVDFFFVLSGFVVCHAYRDRLRSGRHVGGFLLRRVGRLWPLHLAVLFAFMLAVMAINIYGRHPDNLMIEAGTGNYSLRALLLNVALLNSMGFYGVAWNGPAWSIGAEFYTYALFAAVTLLAGARRLVPAAITVMLLAMGAILLVAPTYMNSTADYGFIRCIAGFFGGVLTYHLHQRLRHRALPMATLWEVTVVVLAGLFIASVGIGPDEVRPWSVLAPVAFGAAILVFAREGGMVSVALRTRPLRALGGWSYSIYLIHMPLLILMAYGIWLYGDVAGVAVRQQVDVLGHAKTLYDLGNPLLTTALLAGFVGLVIALASFTYTRIEEPWRDRFARVARNYETRGRSYAPLPSRSVTGMTVPVRIQRRR
- a CDS encoding ATP-grasp domain-containing protein, yielding MPLRSHAPSPPETDADIAVVALSARALAASARRAGLRPLVFDLFGDEDTRALAATYVRLRSGSGLSFDADDLIAQLGAYLPAGMPVVLGSGFEDRPDLVETLATRFPLLANGRRTLTWLKTPEAFAGLLADLRVPHPRMFETTAPAGVRTVEKQAGGAGGGHVRFADTARGAGHYLQEFVAGHAVSALFLGNGRQARLIGFSEQWCAPAPGAPFRYGGAAGPIRLAARLEAEVGHALDAITGASGLVGLASADLIVDGGRWWLIEINPRPGATLDLFDRAPLPPLLGLHSEACAGRLPALALADAETFGGAQAAAILYADRPVETGTDPLPDWTADRPAPGTPIGPGEPVCTVFAGGSTVSEARAVLAGRLDHIWHGLNAASRQAAE
- a CDS encoding HisA/HisF-related TIM barrel protein, translating into MELIPVLDLMGGVVVHARRGMRAHYRPIATPLCPSAEPAEVAASLLALAPFRTLYIADLDAIARKQGHGTTVRGLMESHPGVDMWVDAGEAAPQAVARRAAQGPGRPVVGSEAMADLATGSAALAVGGAILSLDYGPEGPRGPALFHEDATLWPEAVIVMTLTRVGAGEGPDLERLGDIIRRAGNRRVYAAGGVRDLDDLTRLADAGAAGVLLASALHDGRLSPDAIARFMG
- the folB gene encoding dihydroneopterin aldolase; this translates as MSDRIFLRGIELHAHHGLHEEEARLGQRFIVDIDWWLDAAPAAVADDYGATVGYEKVFALVHEVSSGHRFHILEALAQAICQAVLERYAAVTKVRVELHKPSAPIAGIFRDAGVEITRER
- a CDS encoding triphosphoribosyl-dephospho-CoA synthase yields the protein MTPDAIALAFQHACAAELAALKAGNVHRFSPGHGMEVRHFEQAAAAAAPFIAAAGERIGARIEGAVAASLAATGLNTNLGIVLLCAPLALAAERGGPLRDSLHVVLEDLDASDAQATFRAIAQANPGGLGRHESHDVAAPPRIGLIQAMTLAAGRDRIARQYASGFADVFDLGLSRFRNLEDAEPEARAEAVHLGFLAAFPDSHIARKFGPEVAEAVRREAAEIAREVDFAAPAAERHPPLLAFDQALKQRGLNPGTTADLTVATLFAAALSP
- the mch gene encoding methenyltetrahydromethanopterin cyclohydrolase, with product MDTPFHPSRPSVSALAAPLVEALVARAETLRLSVTHSAKGARIVDAGIVARGGIEAGRLIAEICLGGLGSVEIVPAPRFARWGTLVSVRSPDPVMGCLASQYAGWSLAEGDFFALGSGPGRALHAKEKLFEELGYRDSAASATLVLEVDQFPPEPLIDRIALDCGVAVDRLTLILTPTRSLAGTVQIVARVMEVALHKAHALHFPLDRIIDGLASAPLPPPAPDFVAAMGRTNDATLYGGDVHLFVDGPEEEAAVLASGLPSASSRDYGRPFGEIFAAYNGDFYAMDPMLFSPARVTVTALETGRSFSHGAYNEAVLDRSFA
- a CDS encoding ATP-grasp domain-containing protein, whose protein sequence is MRVFVCETVSGGDYAGTDLPETLIAEGAMMRDALIADLEDLPGVRVFTTHDARLPAPPCGESRAIGPGEDTRAIWSELAAQTDCCWPIAPECEGILHSLVEQLGARNRRVIACDVETLQTCSSKLRTATHLAAAGIPFVPSWSPSTVPAGLSGPLVIKPDDGAGAMDVHVFRRLPPGPYPTGVVIQPFIVGTAASLTLLCQSGRAQVLTANRQHVVEADGQLLFRGLTVGAFPVDDTLRALADAIGAALPGLHGILGVDYIATPSGPVVVEINPRLTTAYVGLRRALGINPLAFVAELVQDGMVPDMNSLPPSHPVEISL
- a CDS encoding RimK family alpha-L-glutamate ligase — translated: MSAPRSDRVVIFTEDADWHTRTLKAALEREGLGVSVLSLNDCGFAIGETAHGLVLPGFGDKLPAAAFVRLIAKGSTEQITARLGLLHALRELGVLVMNDARAVERCVDKSMTSFLVGRAGLPTPRTFVGEDRTAMQALVDEAPGDLVLKPLFGAQGKGIRRVPARTELPEPDKVGGVYYLQDFVAQPARTDFCDWRVFVIGDNVAAAMIRRSPRWITNIHQGAVGEPAPFHEQAFDFAIRATAAVGADYAGVDLIEDAEGRFQVLEVNSMPAWKGLQKATEVDVAAALAAHVARSIAQRADTRIDA
- a CDS encoding hydantoinase/oxoprolinase family protein, which produces MTRIARLGWDVGGAHVKLAAFGFEGGLKAVRIVPCPVWKGADNLREAIRSLRAEFAADVPSAVTMTAEVADLWPDRRSGVIGTAAILMEELSGAPLALFAGPEGFVPAEQAVAHADSIGSANWYATAAVLAHLLPGGLLIDIGSTTADIIPFSSGRVTARGFTDAERLASNELIYTGAARTPVMALAQEAPFGGRWLPLMAEHYATTADIYRLTGDLPEGADLHASADGGPKTEEASARRLLRMVGHDLAPGGLAPARALARHLSEAQLHRLSRAMDCVASAQENEIDLIVGAGVGRFLAARLAERRDVTYLDLANVLTDDESLAAAAADCAPAVAVGLLAAALTA
- a CDS encoding beta-ribofuranosylaminobenzene 5'-phosphate synthase family protein, which encodes MQHEETPVNKTTRQSPTARQEDGLNVVRITAPGRLHLGFIDLAGTLGRRFGSLGITLDRPSTIVRMRKSAALTASGPDAGRALAAAERAAQRFQIDKAVEITVESALPPHSGLGSGTQLGIAVATGLCLLNDLTLSPREIGAALGRGARSAIGIGAFTEGGVILDGGKKRGSDAPPPILSRLPFPDHWRILLVYDNAHQGLSGAAEVSAMDNLPPFADTLASHMARLAVMVALPALAEADVDYFAAAIGEMQRLLGDHYADAQGGRYTSTAVAEVMDWLETRGLRGLGQSSWGPTGFAILGSPEEADQVISEARALFGDRPALAFDCVRGSNAGARIEWLACVEQR